A region from the Chlamydiales bacterium genome encodes:
- a CDS encoding carbohydrate porin yields the protein MKKLLTCLLLPVFAFSEETIAEDRFGMTGQWGNGREYLKKYGIDIVSYLKLDDTWNLHGGRKRSDALGNPEYVFSAGAVVKSKPLFHYSGGTFVAQFLSHHGKQPSKQVGSFVPVDEMEAPGFDTIYALWYRQGFYDERYWLQLGKSDAYDHFTVVEHAQFFINGAFTAIPTIAFFPVYPHPAMSALASFGFLNNLSLTLGLFDGSLADGYSTGKHGVIGRFFDHLGSHAFTIGELDGSWEFNSVYKGTLGIGGWNSTAKFERFSGGKKRGTSGGYATLDQVVYHDPEQEGAIFLLYGWADPKISPAHNYYAAGAIWQGLPRKRPKDMLGIGISSVNFTRAKEAEYTERFETAIEAFYVYEFAFWGFLQPDFQYIVHPGGKGLPNATVFTLRLQFTL from the coding sequence ATGAAAAAACTGCTCACCTGCCTCCTCCTCCCCGTTTTTGCTTTTTCCGAAGAGACGATCGCAGAAGATCGCTTTGGGATGACTGGTCAGTGGGGCAATGGACGCGAGTATTTGAAGAAGTATGGAATCGATATCGTCTCTTATCTTAAACTAGACGATACATGGAACCTGCACGGCGGCAGAAAGCGCTCTGACGCACTGGGCAATCCTGAATACGTTTTTTCCGCTGGGGCAGTAGTAAAAAGCAAACCTCTCTTTCACTATTCAGGCGGCACTTTTGTCGCTCAGTTTCTCAGCCACCATGGGAAGCAGCCCTCGAAACAAGTTGGTTCATTCGTTCCTGTCGATGAGATGGAAGCGCCCGGTTTCGATACGATCTACGCCCTCTGGTATAGACAGGGCTTTTATGACGAGCGCTACTGGCTGCAACTAGGCAAGAGCGACGCCTATGACCACTTCACCGTGGTGGAGCACGCCCAGTTTTTTATCAATGGAGCCTTTACAGCGATCCCTACAATTGCCTTTTTTCCAGTCTATCCTCATCCAGCAATGTCAGCTCTGGCATCGTTCGGCTTTTTAAACAACCTCTCTCTCACCCTAGGTCTATTTGACGGCTCTTTAGCCGACGGCTACTCTACGGGGAAGCATGGCGTGATCGGACGTTTTTTTGACCATCTGGGCAGCCACGCATTTACAATTGGCGAGCTGGATGGATCTTGGGAGTTCAACTCCGTCTATAAGGGCACGTTAGGGATTGGCGGATGGAATAGCACAGCTAAGTTCGAGCGATTCAGCGGGGGCAAAAAAAGAGGGACAAGCGGCGGCTATGCGACTTTAGACCAGGTCGTCTATCACGATCCCGAACAAGAGGGGGCAATTTTTCTTCTTTATGGATGGGCAGACCCAAAAATCAGCCCTGCACATAACTACTACGCAGCAGGAGCGATCTGGCAAGGCCTTCCTCGTAAGCGTCCTAAAGACATGCTTGGAATTGGCATCAGCAGTGTAAATTTCACGCGGGCTAAAGAAGCGGAATACACTGAGCGATTCGAAACAGCAATCGAAGCATTCTATGTCTACGAATTCGCCTTCTGGGGTTTCCTACAGCCAGACTTTCAATACATTGTGCATCCCGGCGGTAAAGGCCTGCCCAACGCTACCGTCTTCACCCTCCGCCTCCAATTCACCCTCTAA
- a CDS encoding SO_0444 family Cu/Zn efflux transporter, which produces MFLLLSPFFLMGLFFAGLLHVLVSKKQISAMVGDPGMKGVFISSALGITIPVCTCGVAPVGVELKRKGASRPAIISFLITTPETAVDAIMVTFGLLGPAMAIARPIFAYCMGIIGGFFGIGLLTDADQPLKSDQPIKCSHPHDHEHHSCELAEHLEENEPDFVGFHCLKNSLVHAPKRVWHRVSHSSSLYSWYRPEVSLPPQTQETLTPKEGPVLPLREIWSRIFNYSYKQLADEVLPGLIIGMLFAFLIFLLLPENLAKYGLGQGFFSYLLMLAAGMPLYVCASASTPIAAALIYQGVSPGAAMVFLLAGPATNTTTITILGRYFGARFLNVYLFSVMVGGVVSGMLFDRILHAFDLHVVANVSPTHGSITGIIQWASASALITLIIWRSWKGNLRGEFQELLENMRALLPVRGRSLLYALPIAFLVYLASGLTTVPPGAVGYVKIFGKVTDRNLKPGLHYIPPAPFAKMDLWYHAHPYQVTIGVPLAEMATGKHTQPELSSKLAQVAEAEEKEHQMPTAFEAKADPVFSYSEPISSDFFTGDENLLNISASVQYSISDPYKYFYQVSDQQVVIADLLRKSIFDSTASGAIMKLLSADREEYNQMISKDLTSKLEELGAHLISVNVTNLHPPVETLFSFRDVVSAREDRETADLKALKFLTETVLRTRGDAQVEVQRATALALSERLKAEGKTISIKARAEIVSGYRELLEELLWLETSERALSKQELYLLPPGYPPQKFSLWKNALVNTEEETSYKEEKSKKEESNHGSKKSS; this is translated from the coding sequence ATGTTTCTACTGCTGTCTCCTTTCTTCCTCATGGGCCTCTTTTTTGCAGGGCTCCTCCACGTCCTCGTCTCAAAAAAACAGATCTCAGCGATGGTGGGCGATCCTGGAATGAAGGGGGTCTTTATCTCCTCAGCACTTGGGATCACCATCCCTGTCTGCACATGTGGAGTGGCGCCAGTAGGAGTCGAGTTAAAACGGAAGGGAGCCAGCCGCCCCGCGATCATCTCCTTTCTGATCACGACTCCCGAAACTGCGGTTGATGCGATCATGGTCACCTTCGGGTTGCTCGGCCCGGCAATGGCCATCGCGCGACCGATTTTTGCCTATTGCATGGGAATTATCGGAGGCTTTTTTGGCATCGGGCTTCTCACAGATGCGGACCAGCCACTCAAAAGCGATCAGCCAATTAAATGCTCCCACCCTCACGATCACGAGCATCACAGCTGCGAGCTTGCAGAGCACCTAGAAGAGAATGAGCCCGACTTTGTCGGCTTCCACTGCTTGAAAAACTCCCTAGTCCACGCCCCTAAGAGAGTGTGGCATAGAGTTTCTCATAGCTCATCCCTCTACTCTTGGTATAGACCCGAGGTTTCACTTCCCCCGCAAACTCAGGAGACTCTTACGCCCAAAGAAGGTCCTGTACTTCCTCTTAGAGAGATCTGGAGCCGGATCTTTAACTACTCATACAAGCAGCTCGCCGATGAGGTGCTGCCCGGCCTCATTATCGGTATGCTCTTCGCCTTCCTGATCTTCCTTCTTCTTCCAGAAAATCTGGCCAAATATGGCTTAGGACAGGGGTTCTTCTCTTATCTTCTTATGCTAGCAGCAGGAATGCCTCTTTATGTGTGTGCATCCGCGAGCACTCCCATCGCAGCTGCCCTTATCTATCAAGGAGTGAGTCCCGGCGCTGCAATGGTCTTTCTACTTGCAGGACCCGCAACCAACACGACGACGATCACGATCTTGGGACGCTATTTTGGCGCGAGATTTCTCAATGTCTACCTCTTTAGTGTGATGGTCGGAGGCGTGGTATCTGGTATGCTCTTCGATAGGATTCTACACGCATTCGACCTGCATGTCGTTGCCAACGTCTCGCCGACTCATGGAAGCATCACAGGTATCATCCAGTGGGCAAGCGCCTCTGCTTTAATTACACTGATCATCTGGAGAAGTTGGAAGGGCAACCTACGCGGAGAGTTTCAAGAGCTATTAGAAAACATGAGAGCTCTTCTTCCAGTAAGAGGGCGCTCTCTTCTCTATGCGCTGCCAATCGCCTTTCTCGTCTATCTAGCTTCTGGCCTGACAACTGTTCCACCTGGAGCGGTGGGGTATGTGAAGATCTTTGGCAAGGTAACTGATCGCAATCTCAAGCCCGGACTCCACTACATTCCTCCTGCGCCGTTTGCCAAGATGGACCTCTGGTACCACGCTCACCCCTATCAGGTTACGATAGGAGTGCCTCTTGCCGAAATGGCAACAGGAAAACACACTCAGCCGGAGCTCTCTTCAAAACTTGCACAGGTGGCAGAAGCTGAAGAAAAAGAGCACCAGATGCCCACTGCATTCGAAGCTAAGGCGGACCCGGTCTTCTCTTATTCAGAACCCATCAGCTCCGACTTTTTTACTGGCGATGAGAACCTCTTAAATATCTCAGCATCCGTTCAATATTCGATCAGCGACCCCTATAAGTACTTCTATCAAGTGAGCGATCAGCAGGTCGTGATTGCGGACCTACTGCGTAAGAGTATTTTTGATTCAACAGCTTCGGGCGCCATCATGAAGCTGCTGAGTGCAGATCGCGAAGAGTACAACCAGATGATCTCCAAGGATCTGACCTCAAAGCTTGAAGAGTTGGGCGCACACCTAATCTCTGTGAACGTGACCAACTTACATCCTCCTGTGGAGACCCTCTTCTCATTTAGAGATGTGGTTTCAGCGCGCGAAGATCGAGAAACTGCCGACTTAAAAGCGCTTAAATTTTTAACCGAAACTGTGCTGCGGACTCGCGGTGACGCCCAAGTAGAAGTCCAAAGAGCCACCGCCCTCGCCCTTTCAGAGAGACTTAAAGCAGAAGGGAAAACGATCAGCATCAAAGCCCGTGCAGAGATCGTCTCAGGATATCGAGAGCTCCTCGAAGAGCTCCTGTGGCTGGAGACAAGCGAACGGGCTCTCTCTAAACAGGAGCTCTACCTACTGCCACCTGGCTACCCTCCACAGAAGTTCTCGCTCTGGAAAAATGCGCTGGTAAATACGGAAGAAGAGACCTCGTACAAAGAAGAAAAAAGCAAAAAAGAAGAGAGTAATCATGGATCC